One Tumebacillus amylolyticus DNA segment encodes these proteins:
- a CDS encoding serine hydrolase domain-containing protein, with protein sequence MRSRVLDVVEQGLADSLFAGAVVHVSRVTSEGCEVLVEAARGYAEVTPRRRPMTVDAVFDIASLTKVIATLPAVLRSVQEGRLEVDRPVLPGHGISVHHLLTHTSGLPAWKPFYLWRQGKADYRTRIEAETLVYEPGTRALYSDLGMILLGFVLEDIWQKPLEDIAREQAFGVLGMVDTGYHPAGKNVVATEVGNAIERTMCRDYATDAEIERFPWRAQTICGAVNDGNCHYGLSGVSGHAGLFSTVADVARYAQMWAAGGRGFLTPELVQLATTNHTAGLGLSRGLGWEMGVWAGETFLPHVFGHTGFTGTAVWVDPVSGLVVVSLTNRLHPTPSDLAVWRRNLHAAVFSEEDY encoded by the coding sequence ATGAGATCGCGCGTTCTCGATGTGGTGGAGCAAGGCTTGGCAGACAGTCTCTTCGCAGGAGCCGTCGTACATGTCAGCCGCGTAACCTCAGAAGGTTGCGAGGTTCTCGTGGAGGCGGCTCGCGGATATGCCGAGGTCACTCCACGGCGGAGGCCGATGACGGTCGATGCCGTTTTTGACATCGCGTCGTTGACCAAGGTCATCGCGACGCTTCCTGCCGTGTTGCGCTCCGTGCAAGAGGGGCGGTTGGAAGTAGACCGCCCGGTGTTGCCGGGGCACGGAATATCTGTACATCATCTGCTCACCCACACCTCGGGGCTTCCAGCATGGAAGCCCTTCTATTTATGGAGGCAGGGGAAAGCGGACTATCGCACGCGGATCGAGGCCGAGACTTTGGTGTACGAACCAGGGACTCGGGCCCTCTACTCCGATCTCGGCATGATCTTGCTCGGCTTCGTGTTGGAGGACATCTGGCAGAAACCGCTCGAGGATATCGCTCGCGAACAAGCGTTTGGAGTTCTGGGAATGGTAGACACAGGCTATCATCCAGCGGGAAAAAATGTCGTTGCCACTGAAGTGGGGAACGCCATCGAACGGACGATGTGCCGAGACTATGCGACAGACGCGGAGATCGAACGGTTCCCATGGCGGGCACAGACGATTTGCGGAGCGGTGAACGATGGCAATTGCCACTATGGACTGAGCGGAGTCAGCGGTCACGCCGGGTTGTTCTCAACGGTGGCGGACGTGGCCCGTTACGCGCAAATGTGGGCGGCAGGCGGGCGAGGGTTCCTCACGCCGGAGCTTGTGCAGTTGGCAACGACAAATCACACGGCAGGTTTGGGGCTGTCGAGAGGACTTGGCTGGGAGATGGGTGTCTGGGCAGGTGAGACATTTTTGCCGCATGTTTTCGGTCATACAGGGTTTACGGGTACGGCTGTCTGGGTAGATCCGGTGTCGGGTCTGGTGGTTGTCTCGTTGACCAATCGCTTGCATCCAACTCCGTCCGATCTCGCGGTTTGGCGGCGGAACCTGCATGCAGCCGTTTTTTCTGAGGAGGACTATTAA